One stretch of Chryseobacterium fluminis DNA includes these proteins:
- the glyA gene encoding serine hydroxymethyltransferase — MDIIFDLIEKERQRQTHGIELIASENFVSDNLMSAMGSVLTNKYAEGYPGKRYYGGCEVVDEVETLAIERAKELFGVDYVNVQPHSGSQANAAVYLAVLKPGDKIMGMDLSMGGHLTHGSGVNFSGIQYNVVSYGVQQETGLIDYDQMREVALREKPKMLIAGFSAYSRDLDYAKFREVADEIGATLWADIAHPAGLVAKGLLNNPFEHCHVVTTTTHKTLRGPRGGMIMMGKDFENTYGHKTPKGEIKMMSQVLDGAVFPGIQGGPLEHVIAGKAVAFGEAIDGKFEIYAKQVRSNAQALSKSMIDRGFDIVSGGTDNHLMLVDLRNKNVNGKETEKALVKADITCNKNMVPFDDKSPFTTSGIRLGTAAITTRGLKENDMDTIAELISEVVDNIKNEEVLGSVRKRVNELMEGKALFNY; from the coding sequence ATGGACATTATTTTCGACCTGATTGAAAAGGAAAGACAAAGACAAACTCATGGAATTGAGCTGATTGCATCAGAAAACTTTGTTTCTGATAACTTAATGAGTGCTATGGGAAGCGTATTGACAAACAAGTATGCTGAAGGATATCCCGGAAAAAGATATTACGGAGGATGTGAAGTAGTAGATGAGGTTGAAACGCTTGCTATCGAGAGAGCAAAAGAGCTTTTCGGAGTAGATTATGTCAATGTTCAGCCACATTCCGGTTCTCAGGCTAATGCGGCAGTTTATCTGGCTGTTTTAAAACCCGGTGATAAAATCATGGGGATGGATCTCTCTATGGGAGGTCACCTTACGCATGGTTCGGGAGTAAATTTTTCAGGAATTCAGTACAATGTGGTTTCTTACGGAGTTCAGCAGGAGACAGGCCTTATTGATTATGACCAAATGAGGGAAGTGGCTTTAAGAGAAAAACCAAAAATGCTTATTGCAGGTTTCTCAGCGTATTCCAGAGATCTGGATTATGCTAAATTCAGAGAGGTTGCTGATGAAATTGGGGCTACCCTATGGGCGGACATTGCTCACCCGGCAGGATTGGTAGCAAAAGGACTGTTAAATAACCCTTTTGAACATTGTCACGTCGTAACAACAACGACTCATAAAACCTTAAGAGGTCCCAGAGGAGGAATGATCATGATGGGTAAAGATTTCGAAAATACATATGGTCATAAAACACCAAAAGGCGAGATCAAAATGATGAGCCAGGTTCTTGACGGTGCGGTTTTCCCTGGAATTCAGGGAGGTCCTCTGGAGCATGTGATTGCGGGTAAAGCAGTTGCATTCGGAGAGGCTATCGACGGAAAATTCGAAATCTACGCCAAGCAGGTGAGATCCAATGCTCAGGCTTTATCAAAATCAATGATCGACAGAGGATTTGATATCGTAAGCGGAGGTACAGACAACCACCTGATGCTGGTGGACCTCCGGAATAAAAATGTAAACGGTAAGGAAACTGAAAAAGCACTTGTGAAGGCTGATATTACATGTAACAAAAATATGGTTCCGTTTGATGATAAATCACCATTTACCACTTCAGGGATCAGATTGGGTACAGCAGCCATCACGACAAGAGGCCTGAAAGAGAACGATATGGATACTATCGCAGAATTAATTTCTGAAGTAGTCGATAATATCAAAAATGAAGAGGTTCTTGGCTCGGTAAGAAAGAGAGTGAATGAATTAATGGAAGGGAAGGCCTTATTTAATTATTAA
- a CDS encoding NAD(P)/FAD-dependent oxidoreductase has protein sequence MKNFDVIIIGGSYAGLSASMALGRSLRNVLIIDSGKPCNRQTPYSHNFITHDGSTPKEISDLAKEQVLKYETVQFHEGEVVKMIKNATEYTVTTANSEEFYAKKLIIAAGIKDVMPDIPGFSECWGISILHCPYCHGYEVRNKKTGILSNGDIAFDFSKLVFNLTKDLTLFTNGKSGFILDQTDQLERNKIEITEDNIAEVQHENGQIQKIVFENSREVSLEALYAKIPFKQNINTEDLALELTEQGFIKVDAMHKTNIPGVFACGDNVTMMRSVANAVAQGNFTGAVVNRELAEEEF, from the coding sequence ATGAAAAATTTTGATGTTATCATTATCGGGGGCAGCTATGCGGGATTATCGGCTTCTATGGCGCTAGGAAGATCTTTACGCAATGTCTTGATTATAGACAGTGGAAAACCCTGTAACCGGCAGACTCCGTACTCACACAATTTTATCACGCACGACGGCAGTACGCCGAAAGAAATTTCAGACCTTGCAAAAGAGCAGGTTCTGAAATATGAAACCGTGCAATTTCACGAAGGGGAGGTTGTGAAAATGATAAAAAATGCCACAGAGTATACGGTTACTACAGCAAATAGTGAGGAATTTTATGCGAAAAAACTGATTATTGCGGCAGGAATTAAAGATGTTATGCCTGATATTCCGGGGTTTTCGGAATGTTGGGGAATCTCTATTCTGCATTGTCCGTATTGCCATGGTTATGAAGTCAGAAATAAAAAAACAGGCATTCTTTCTAACGGCGATATAGCATTTGATTTCTCAAAACTAGTATTTAATTTAACCAAAGATCTGACGTTATTTACAAATGGAAAATCAGGTTTTATCCTTGATCAGACTGATCAACTGGAGAGGAATAAAATCGAAATTACCGAAGATAATATTGCAGAAGTTCAGCATGAAAATGGTCAGATTCAGAAAATTGTCTTTGAAAACAGCCGGGAAGTCTCCTTAGAAGCTCTGTACGCAAAAATTCCTTTTAAGCAAAATATCAATACTGAAGATTTAGCATTGGAATTAACGGAACAGGGGTTTATTAAAGTGGATGCGATGCACAAAACGAATATTCCGGGAGTTTTTGCATGCGGAGATAATGTTACAATGATGAGGTCGGTTGCCAATGCAGTCGCCCAGGGGAATTTTACGGGAGCTGTTGTTAATAGAGAATTGGCAGAAGAAGAGTTTTAA
- a CDS encoding Fur family transcriptional regulator → MAKRNTVTKQLILDSLKNSKSAVSQEILQKELGETIDRATIYRVLNSFCEDGIVHKILGDDGKFYFAFCVNCSEKKHHHQHFHFRCLACEKIECLPNEMDVKLPKGYRSVNFNGFISGYCADCSH, encoded by the coding sequence ATGGCAAAAAGAAATACCGTCACCAAGCAGCTGATCCTGGATTCATTAAAAAATTCGAAATCAGCAGTCAGTCAGGAAATTTTACAGAAAGAACTGGGAGAAACGATAGACCGGGCAACGATTTACAGGGTTTTAAACAGTTTCTGTGAAGATGGTATTGTGCATAAAATCTTAGGTGATGATGGTAAATTTTATTTTGCATTTTGCGTCAACTGTTCAGAAAAGAAACACCATCATCAACATTTTCATTTCAGATGCTTAGCCTGTGAGAAAATAGAATGTCTTCCCAACGAAATGGACGTTAAGCTACCGAAAGGTTACCGGTCTGTTAATTTTAATGGATTTATTTCAGGGTATTGTGCCGATTGTTCTCATTAA
- a CDS encoding efflux RND transporter periplasmic adaptor subunit gives MKKKFTWKKAIYIVLGLLFAVALFSGIGYLVKSNSKQSEAFLTRKPTIQNMDDKVMATGKIVPKEEIEIKPNIAGIIDKILVDEGDKVEVGQLIATVRIIPNIADVNNAQQNVDNSQLQINNAKLNVDNMRKQFEIQEKLYRQGVASKQEYLNAQQQLYSTQQTLKNARQQLVTAQKTLQIVKTGSTPELQGLATTQIRSKASGTVLEVPVKVGSQVIEANSFNAGTTICSIADLNSLIFQGEIDEAQAGKLKQGMGMNIVIGALQNKTFPGKLTMIAPKGKDTNGTIKFPVEGDVNNPNNEYIRAGFSANGEIVLNSQKNALLLDESLVQYEKKNGKDIPFVEVKQKDGKFKKEYVKLGASDGINVQVLPGSPITKDSEVKVWNPSDKDKEELKEKQK, from the coding sequence ATGAAAAAGAAATTCACCTGGAAAAAAGCCATTTATATTGTCTTGGGGCTTTTATTTGCAGTGGCATTGTTCTCGGGAATTGGATATCTCGTAAAATCAAATTCTAAGCAGAGCGAAGCTTTCCTGACCAGAAAACCTACCATTCAGAACATGGATGATAAAGTGATGGCAACCGGAAAAATCGTTCCCAAAGAAGAAATTGAAATCAAACCCAATATTGCGGGAATCATCGATAAAATTTTAGTGGATGAAGGAGATAAAGTAGAGGTAGGACAGTTGATCGCAACCGTAAGAATTATTCCGAATATTGCAGATGTAAACAATGCCCAGCAAAATGTAGATAATTCCCAGCTCCAGATTAACAATGCAAAACTCAATGTTGATAACATGCGCAAGCAATTTGAAATACAGGAGAAGTTGTACCGGCAGGGTGTTGCTTCAAAACAGGAATATCTGAATGCACAGCAGCAGCTGTATTCTACCCAACAGACATTGAAGAATGCACGGCAGCAGCTGGTAACTGCACAGAAAACATTACAGATCGTGAAAACAGGTTCTACTCCCGAACTGCAGGGGCTCGCTACAACCCAGATCCGTTCCAAAGCTTCTGGTACTGTTCTTGAAGTGCCCGTAAAAGTAGGAAGCCAGGTTATTGAAGCGAATTCATTTAATGCCGGAACGACCATATGCTCCATTGCTGATCTTAATTCCCTGATTTTCCAGGGCGAGATTGATGAAGCGCAGGCAGGAAAGCTAAAGCAGGGCATGGGAATGAATATTGTCATCGGAGCATTGCAGAACAAAACGTTCCCGGGCAAATTAACAATGATTGCTCCTAAAGGAAAAGATACAAACGGGACCATCAAATTTCCTGTAGAAGGGGATGTGAATAACCCAAATAATGAATACATCAGAGCCGGATTCTCGGCAAACGGAGAAATCGTCCTGAATTCTCAGAAAAATGCCCTGTTATTGGATGAATCCCTTGTTCAGTATGAAAAAAAGAATGGTAAGGATATCCCTTTCGTTGAAGTGAAACAAAAAGATGGTAAATTCAAAAAAGAATACGTAAAACTGGGAGCCAGTGACGGAATCAATGTTCAGGTTCTTCCCGGATCTCCCATTACAAAAGACTCTGAAGTCAAAGTCTGGAATCCTTCCGATAAAGATAAAGAAGAGTTAAAAGAAAAACAAAAATAA
- a CDS encoding ABC transporter permease yields the protein MNILFKKDTWQEIYYSLKNNKLRTFLTMIGVGWGMFLYVSLLGAAKGMENGFDKLFSGFATNSIFLWAQNTNIPYEGFPKGRQLHLNLPDIQMLKNKIPEIDYISPQNARGSFTGTAGESMSRNGKNGTYSLSGDYPIGNKISEKKLIFGRYINDADVSGNKNVAVIGEEIYKNFFDSKKNENPLGQSINIKGIFFNIIGVFRVKKGGGFENDQTAFIPLSTYTKMYNAGDQIDMFAIVSKPNANVNEVEEKVKQVLKTKNKVSPEDTNAFGSFNLGKEFKKLTGFLTGMQLLTIIVGTLTILAGVIAISNILLITVKERTKEIGIRRALGAKPSEVRNQILLESVVITLSSGLLGFISGIFVLIILNMLTQNQDAFPFYNPTVNYGNVFAALSVMVILGLVIGMIPAQRAVKIRPIEALRTE from the coding sequence GTGAACATCTTATTTAAAAAGGATACCTGGCAGGAAATTTATTATTCACTCAAGAATAATAAGCTTCGAACATTCCTTACCATGATCGGTGTAGGATGGGGCATGTTTTTATATGTAAGTCTGCTGGGCGCAGCGAAGGGAATGGAAAATGGTTTTGATAAACTGTTTTCAGGCTTTGCCACCAATTCTATTTTCCTTTGGGCTCAGAATACAAATATCCCTTATGAAGGTTTTCCAAAAGGCAGGCAGCTGCATCTTAATCTGCCGGATATCCAGATGCTTAAAAATAAAATTCCTGAAATAGATTATATATCTCCGCAGAATGCCAGGGGAAGTTTTACAGGAACCGCCGGAGAATCAATGTCCAGAAACGGTAAAAACGGAACCTATTCTCTTTCCGGAGATTACCCTATCGGAAATAAAATTTCAGAAAAGAAGCTGATCTTCGGGCGCTATATCAATGATGCGGATGTTTCAGGCAATAAAAATGTAGCCGTCATCGGTGAAGAAATTTATAAAAACTTTTTCGATTCCAAAAAAAATGAAAATCCATTGGGACAGTCGATCAATATAAAAGGCATCTTTTTTAACATCATTGGTGTTTTCAGGGTGAAAAAAGGAGGAGGTTTTGAAAATGACCAGACTGCCTTTATCCCGCTTTCTACGTATACCAAAATGTATAATGCGGGGGACCAGATCGACATGTTTGCTATTGTGAGTAAGCCGAATGCCAATGTAAATGAGGTGGAAGAAAAAGTAAAGCAGGTTTTGAAAACTAAAAATAAAGTATCGCCTGAAGATACCAACGCATTCGGCAGTTTTAATCTTGGAAAGGAATTCAAAAAACTGACCGGCTTTCTTACCGGAATGCAGCTTTTAACAATTATCGTGGGAACTTTGACAATTCTGGCCGGGGTAATTGCCATTTCGAATATATTGTTAATTACCGTAAAGGAAAGAACTAAAGAAATCGGTATCAGGAGAGCTTTGGGAGCAAAGCCATCCGAAGTCCGGAACCAGATTTTGCTGGAAAGTGTTGTGATTACGCTGTCCTCGGGCCTGCTCGGATTTATATCGGGAATCTTCGTGCTGATTATTTTAAATATGCTTACCCAAAACCAGGACGCGTTTCCGTTTTATAATCCTACCGTTAACTATGGAAATGTTTTTGCGGCTCTGTCCGTAATGGTTATATTGGGATTGGTTATCGGAATGATTCCTGCACAGAGAGCTGTAAAAATAAGACCCATTGAAGCATTAAGGACGGAATAA
- a CDS encoding ABC transporter permease — protein MFDLDRWQEIFSSIRSNVLRTVLSGFTVALGLFIFIVLFGIGTGLQNAFTEGFARDAQNLISIFTGKTTLAYNGLQSDRQVVMNNSDYDFLVGVDKEKVGNATPRYTASLLVKYGKESGNYQVNGADAEEKYIENRTMIEGRYLGPMDLERKQNVAVIGRMVQRDLIKNGSPIGKDLDINGTMFKVIGVFSDDGGDRDERHITVPITALQQMKKGSDTVSTVYIAYNEKLNPQEAIKYGDELKDKLKARKSVAPDDENGVRVWNNAQNMNDTFTFMAVLTAIVGFIGMGTLLAGIIGISNIMVYIVKERTKEIGVRKAIGAKPRSIVALIVQESVVITVVSGFVGVGLGVLALHLIGDGLEEYFIKSPSVGWGTIFTAFIALVFSGLIAGFVPAYRASRIKPIEALRTE, from the coding sequence ATGTTTGATCTAGATCGTTGGCAGGAAATATTCAGTTCCATTCGCAGTAATGTATTGCGAACAGTGCTTTCCGGCTTTACCGTGGCTTTGGGATTATTTATCTTCATTGTTCTTTTCGGGATTGGCACTGGTCTGCAGAATGCTTTTACCGAAGGGTTTGCGCGGGATGCCCAGAACCTGATTTCCATATTTACAGGAAAAACGACTCTTGCATACAATGGATTGCAGTCTGACAGACAAGTGGTCATGAACAACAGCGATTATGACTTCCTGGTGGGTGTTGATAAGGAGAAAGTAGGGAATGCCACGCCACGATATACCGCCAGCTTATTAGTGAAATATGGTAAAGAAAGTGGGAATTATCAGGTAAATGGTGCCGATGCGGAAGAAAAATATATCGAAAACCGAACGATGATTGAAGGGCGATATCTTGGTCCCATGGACCTGGAAAGAAAACAAAATGTTGCCGTCATCGGAAGAATGGTTCAGAGAGATCTTATTAAAAACGGAAGCCCCATTGGGAAAGATCTGGATATCAACGGGACCATGTTTAAAGTTATCGGTGTGTTTTCTGATGACGGAGGAGACCGGGACGAAAGACATATTACCGTTCCTATTACTGCTCTACAGCAGATGAAAAAAGGCTCTGATACGGTAAGCACAGTATATATTGCTTATAATGAAAAGCTGAATCCTCAGGAGGCCATCAAATATGGGGATGAACTTAAGGATAAACTGAAAGCCAGAAAAAGTGTGGCTCCCGATGATGAAAACGGGGTGCGGGTCTGGAATAACGCTCAGAATATGAACGATACTTTTACCTTTATGGCAGTTCTTACCGCCATTGTAGGATTTATCGGGATGGGAACACTCCTGGCAGGGATCATCGGGATCAGTAATATCATGGTTTATATTGTAAAAGAAAGAACCAAGGAAATCGGGGTAAGAAAAGCCATCGGCGCAAAACCCAGAAGTATTGTAGCCCTTATCGTTCAGGAAAGTGTTGTTATTACCGTCGTCTCAGGATTTGTGGGTGTGGGGCTTGGAGTACTGGCTTTACATCTGATAGGAGACGGTCTCGAAGAGTATTTTATAAAAAGTCCGAGTGTAGGATGGGGAACTATTTTCACAGCATTTATAGCACTGGTTTTTTCAGGACTTATCGCAGGATTTGTTCCGGCTTACAGAGCTTCCAGAATCAAACCGATTGAAGCTTTGAGAACAGAATAA
- a CDS encoding ABC transporter ATP-binding protein produces the protein MLVIQDLHKSYDTGKSKLHVLKGINLNIAEGEFVSIMGSSGSGKSTLLNIIGILDEKDSGIYELDNVPIEHLSEIKAAEYRSKFLGFIFQSFNLIGYKTALDNVALPLYYQNVPRKERSQKAMEYLEKVGLAQWAHHLPNELSGGQKQRVAIARALITNPKVVLADEPTGALDSKTTHDIMKLLQDINNEGKTIIIVTHEPDVAAQTKRNVILKDGIIESDEFIKQIVLE, from the coding sequence ATGTTAGTAATTCAGGATCTACATAAATCATACGATACGGGAAAAAGTAAACTGCATGTTCTCAAAGGCATTAATCTTAACATTGCTGAAGGGGAGTTTGTTTCCATTATGGGAAGTTCCGGTTCCGGAAAATCTACCCTTCTTAATATTATAGGCATTCTCGATGAAAAGGATTCAGGAATTTATGAGCTGGATAATGTTCCTATAGAACATTTGTCTGAAATAAAAGCAGCGGAATACCGTAGTAAGTTTCTGGGGTTTATTTTTCAGTCTTTTAATTTAATCGGTTATAAAACCGCTCTCGATAATGTTGCACTTCCTTTATACTATCAGAATGTTCCAAGAAAAGAGCGAAGCCAGAAAGCGATGGAATATCTTGAAAAGGTAGGACTCGCGCAGTGGGCCCATCACTTACCGAACGAACTTTCCGGAGGACAGAAACAGAGAGTTGCCATCGCAAGGGCTCTTATTACCAACCCTAAAGTAGTATTGGCGGATGAGCCGACAGGAGCTTTGGATTCTAAAACAACCCATGATATTATGAAGCTCCTTCAGGATATTAATAATGAAGGAAAAACGATCATCATTGTAACTCACGAACCCGATGTGGCAGCACAAACCAAAAGAAATGTAATTTTAAAAGACGGGATTATAGAAAGTGATGAGTTTATAAAACAGATTGTTTTAGAATAA
- a CDS encoding ribonucleotide-diphosphate reductase subunit beta, with translation MGIFDKRVSYKPFEYPEVLQFVEAINKSFWVHSEVDFTADVQDFHSQLEPHEKHAVKNALLAIAQIEVSVKTFWGNLYHHMPKPELNGLGATFAECEFRHSEAYSRLLEVLGYNEEFSSVVEIPAIKKRIDFLSNVLKHANSTTPKEYVSSLLLFSILIENVSLFSQFAIILSFTRFKGFMKNVSNIIAWTSIDEQIHANGGIYLINKIREEQPDLLTDSDIEDIYTLVDQSIELEGEILDWIFELGELNVFSKEDLLNFMKYRVDDSLKKINMDTRYDVSPEQYKPMVWFEEEVFANSMDDFFAKRPVDYTKHDKSITANDLF, from the coding sequence ATGGGAATTTTTGATAAAAGAGTAAGCTATAAGCCATTTGAATACCCTGAGGTTCTTCAATTTGTAGAAGCCATCAATAAATCGTTCTGGGTGCATTCGGAAGTGGACTTTACTGCAGATGTTCAGGATTTTCATTCGCAGTTAGAACCACACGAGAAACATGCGGTAAAAAATGCGCTACTGGCCATCGCACAAATCGAAGTGTCCGTAAAGACATTTTGGGGGAACCTGTACCACCATATGCCAAAGCCTGAGCTTAATGGTCTAGGAGCTACTTTTGCAGAATGTGAATTCCGCCATTCTGAAGCTTATTCCCGCTTATTGGAGGTATTGGGATACAATGAAGAATTCTCTTCCGTAGTAGAGATTCCTGCTATAAAAAAGAGAATTGATTTCTTATCAAACGTTTTGAAACATGCTAATTCTACAACTCCTAAAGAATATGTTTCTTCACTTTTATTATTCAGCATCCTGATCGAAAACGTATCGCTATTCTCCCAGTTTGCCATTATCCTTTCTTTCACAAGATTTAAGGGATTCATGAAAAATGTTTCCAATATCATCGCATGGACTTCTATCGATGAGCAGATTCACGCAAACGGCGGAATTTATCTAATCAACAAAATCCGTGAAGAACAGCCTGATCTGTTAACGGATTCTGATATCGAAGATATCTATACCCTGGTAGACCAGTCTATAGAACTGGAAGGTGAAATCCTGGACTGGATTTTCGAATTGGGCGAGCTGAATGTTTTCTCAAAAGAAGATCTTTTAAATTTTATGAAATACCGTGTAGATGACAGTTTAAAGAAAATCAATATGGACACCCGCTACGATGTTTCTCCTGAACAATACAAACCAATGGTATGGTTCGAAGAAGAAGTTTTTGCCAATTCTATGGATGATTTCTTTGCCAAAAGACCGGTAGATTATACAAAACACGATAAGAGTATTACGGCAAATGATCTTTTCTAG